TGACAATTCCCAAGAAGCTAAGAATGCCAATCGCAAAGATTGATCTAATAAGTCTGTGATTTTGATTCATTGAATTCTCCTTCAGCTATTGCAATAATATGGACCATTTTTTAGTATCATAGCATAAAGCGTCCAATTAATTTATCAATCAAGAACGCACCATCTGATTCAAATTGCTCAATAAGCTGGCTTTCTTATTAGATTTTAATCGCAAGATAAGTGATTTTTTGAGAAATTAACGAGCTATAATTAAGACAAAGGGATGAGAGGGATGAGTTGCATAATGAATAAAAAAATAATTAGTCATTTATTAATTGCTGCTTTCGTGATTGGCGCAACCACTATTTTCAATGGGCAGATTAATACAGATTATGCTGCTAGCAATCATTTCGTTACTAAAACAATTATGCATACAGCACAAATTTATACAAAAACCGGCCAAAAAACGACGCAAAAATATTATCCTTATAGCAAAGTTAAGGTCAGTAAAATACCAGTAAAACTCAGTCCCCAAAACCGCACTCCATATTATAAAGTCAAAAACAAGAATCAATATCTTAAGGCAAGTAACATTGATGGTGTCATCCGCCAAGTTTGCAAGAATACATTTGTCTATGCCACTAGCTCAAAAAAGGTAAAAACTAGGCCAATTAAAAAAGGCACAGAAGTGCTCACTTATGGCAATCCATTCAAGTTCAAAAATGGTCAATTATATTACCGCATCGGTGGCCCTGCTAAACAGTACATTAAAGCTAGTGCTTTAGGCCAAACAACTGGTTCTAGTTCAGCCGCAGCAATCGCTAGCGAAAGAAAAGGTTCTAAAAAGGTTCTAAAAAGGTTCTAAAAAGGTTCTAAATGTGAAAATCTTATTTCTATTTCTGAGGTGATTATATGAATTTAAATAAAAAAATTATTTTTGGTTCAATTGCAAGTTTTCTTGCCCTTAGTCCAATTGTGCCTGCGGTACTAACCCCTAGCCCTACTGTACAGGCAGCCAAAGCTACTACTTTTAAGCTTAATCATAATTCTTATGTATATAATGCACATGGCAAACGCACATATTACCAAGGCAAGAAAACTTTAAAAATGGGTGCAACCGTTAACGGGACAAATAAAATTTCTACTATTAAAGGCAGTAATTATTATCCTTTGACTGGTGGTACTTATATTAAAGCGGCTAATGTAGGCGCCATTAATAACCAAATACAGCCAGGTAACTTAGAATTAAACTATAATTCTTATGTTTACGATAAAGATGGCAAACGCTTGACTAAGTTTCGTGGCCGTAAAAGCAACACTCACCTGCTGAAAGGAACGCCAGTCAAATATTCTGGAACAGTTGAAAAGACCGATCGCGACAGCAAGCAGTACTTTTTACTAGACGATGATAACTATAATCAGTCTTGGCTGCCATATGAGAAGATTGGTACTAAGTACTATTATAATATCGGCGATGGCGGCTACATTAATGCGGCCAATGTCGAAAGAATTGATAATAAGCCGCTCTATACTGCCGAGGCAACTGTAACAATTGATGCACCTGATAAGTTTATAGTCGGTTATGGAAAAGAAAAAGTGATGGTAAAGCCGGGCCAAAAAGTTAAAGTAGACCCGTTTCCTTGATACAGTATGATCCCTCGACAGTTGTTTGTTTTCGCCTGAGTGGAACTAAAACTGGCTTTTTTGCTAAAAAAATCGCAAAAAAGCAGCCGCGGCAAAAACTACTAACCTATACATTTTATGATTATATTTTAAATACTGATAATATAGACGTTTATGATATTAATGGTCAAGTGCGAACTAATTTAGGTGAAACTTTTGACACGGGCGATAAAATCCCAGTCGATGAGGAACTTTATATTTGGCAACCAAAGGAAAATAAGGCTGAACTATTCTATCATATAGCAAGAAATGGTGATACGTTTGATTCAGTTCAGTATGGCAAAATAACGGAGGATTATCGAAGCTATATCAAAGTAACAGGAACTAGCCATATTTCTGGTCCCCAACTGACTCCAATTAATACAGCAGAAGAAGCCAAAGCAGACGCTAAAGTGGCTACAAAGGCTGATAAGACAGATTTACAGAAACTAATTGATCAGGATAAAGTTGTTAAGGCTAATGAAAATTACCAAAAAAACGGGTCTAAGTTCTATGATAGGGCAATAAAAAATGCTAACGAAATTAATGATTCAGATACTGCCAGCATTGCGGAAGTAAAACAAGCCGCCAGATTGTTAAAGCAACAACTGGAAGAGGTATTTTTACCAATTGATCAGTTAGGTTTTAATTGGACATTTGAAGATGCAATGCCAATATAAAAATTTGCTTAATCAAATAATCTAAGAAAGAATATTGACAAAGAAGTTGGCCTTATAGTCAACTTTTGTGGTCACAAAAAAGTAAGAAGCAGACAAAACTATTTTTTCAATGTTTTGCCTGCTTCTATTTTGTTTAAGCAAGTAAATTTATGTGATCCATGTCAAAAATGTAATTATCAATCTTTGGTAATTTAACAGTTGGGGGAAACTAACAGAACAGTTATATATCCGGGTCGCCATTAAAGCCTATGCTTTAAGCTAAATAGTCCAAGATACTGAACATTGCTGCTTCATTTGCTGGCGGGATCGGCGCCGAGATAATCTGCTCTGCTGTTTGCTGAAAGACCGAACCTGAAAGGTATTGGGCATCATTGACCACAATTTCTTTCAAGTTATCTTCTTCGGGCTCTAAGTGAAATTGCAGGCCCACTGCCTGCTTACCAAGAACAAAACCCTGATTTTGTAAATTATCATTAGAAAACAAAATCTTGGCTTCCTGCGGAATTTCAAACATTTCTTCATGCCAGTGTAAAACCGTCAATTCATGTGGCAAGCCTTTAATCATATCAGTTTGCACCGTAACTGGCCCCCAGCCCACTTCTTTAACTGGGGCCTTTTTAACTTGATAACCTAAAGTTTTGACAATTTGCTGCGCTCCATAACAGATACCCAAAATGGGAACGTTTTTGGCCAACAACTTTTTAATTAATTGCCGCTCTTGCTTAATCCAAGGCAAGTCATCATTAGGGCTCATTGGTCCGCCTAAAATTACCAGAAAATCTGTTTCTTCTGCCGTGGGCAAAATTCCAAACTGGTAGGGATGATAAACATAAAATTCATGGTGATGCAAATGAGCCCACTTTTGAATCGATCCCGGGCCTTCATTTGGTGTGTGCTGCAAAACATTAACAATCATTGTAACCTCCCCATAATTTTCAAAAGATTACTTTATACTTTACCGCTATTTACAACTTTTTGCATGAATTGCTTAATCTCAATAGATAAAGTTGCTTAGACTTTATTCGTAGCAATTATATTATTACTAAAAACCCCATAACTAGCGCTTCTAACTAATTATGGGGTTTATTATTACCTTAGTCTCTAAAACTATTTAATCTTAATATAACCATTTTTATTAGTGACTTTAAGTAGAGGCTTATTCTTCAAAATCTTGGAGTAATGCTTCGAATATGACCGATTATTTACTTTGATTTTCCTCTTTAATTTTGTTGACAACTTATAACTCATCTTATGCGCATTGGTCATACTAAAATCGCCATTAATCAGACTAAATGAGCTGTCACCAGTCATTACTGAGTTGCTAATCTTGACATCACCATATTTACAATTTCCTTTTTTACCTAATGCCGCATTAATCATAAATTGACTATTAGTTATAATAACATCACCAACATCCAAGCTAACCGTACCATTTTCTACTAAAGAATTATTTATTTTTAAATCACCATATTTTTGGTTTAAATGAACATTCTTAGAATCCACGCGGTTCATAACAACATCACCGTATTGTGCCTTGAGATCAATATATGGGATGGCTAAGTCATTAAAACTAAGGTCGCTCAAGTTACATGTTCCTGAAATCTTTTCGATAGTATTCCTATCAGGTACAGTTACTGTAACTAAGTAGCCACCATAATTATGATGCTTAACTGGCTTATCATAAATAGTTAGTTGATTATTATCAACTGTAACTTTCGTATCCGTAATACGAGATTTAAGCTTCCCACTAACTGTGACATGAAAATCTTCGCCTACAATAAATTTTAGACTTGAGCGATCAGTATCAAGTTTAACTTGGTCGAATGCTGCCGTTTTAAAGGTTTTACTAACTTCTTGGTTAGTAGGTGCCTTTTGAGAATCTACCTTAGCATTAGTATTTTGAAAATTCAAGGCTCTTGTAACTGGAATGCCACTAATTAATATTAAAATAATTCCTATTAAAGATATTATTTGAGATCTTTTCTTCATAATTATTCCTCCTATCTATTCACATTAACTATTTTGTTGAAAGTCTGCTATCTAATCGAAAATATGGATGTCGCCTTTATTAGTTTTAACAGTAAACATTGGTTTGTTACTGATAGTTCGCTCAAAGTGATTCGAGTGTAATTTACCAAAAAATTTAATTTTATTTTTCTTATTACAAGATAGATTGTAGCCAATCTTTGGTGAATCGTACATAGTAAGGTCTCCCTCGTGCAGAGCGAATGAACTATTCCCCAGCACCTTCGATCCTTCAATATCAACATCATATACATCAGAATACTTTGCATTCATTTGAAACTTGCAAGTATCAATTACCGTATTACCAGTATCTGAAGTTAAAGTTGAGTTATTAATAGTTGAATCAGTAGCAGAAAAATTTCCCGACACTTGACGTAGTTTAAGCTGGTTAGTTTTAATTTTATACAGTCTAACGTCACCATAAATAGCTGCTAGCTGAATATTATTAAGGTTTAATTTATGAAGTTTAATATCACTGCCATAGCTGTAGCCTGTGACGCTTTGCAAGGCATCACTATTGGGCACAGTCACGCTGACATTGTATCTGCCTTTACTGATTGAGTGTGAGCTAGAAATAGTAAGACTTTTATTATTAACGGTAGCTTTTATTTTTTTTGCATCTGGCCCGGTAGCCTTAACCTGAAAACTTTTTCCCGTTGAAACTTTAAGGTTGATAAATCTTTTATTTAGACGAGCTTTATTAATATTAACGTTAATTTTTTCAAAAGCAGGAACATTAAAGACTTTAGTAGTCCTACCCTTCTTTTTTACGTAGGTAATTTTAGTTTGATCTGCTTTAGCATTTTGCTTATTACTTACTTTTATACCAATAAATATTAAAGCAATTATGACGAATAGCGAAATACACAATTTACTGATTTTTTTCATCTTTATCTCCCTACTTTCAACATTCCTCTTATTATGAATAATAAATAAAATAATAATTGAAAAAATAAGAAGTTCTGTATACTGAACAAATTTCCTATTATTTTTTAACTTAATGAATCAGTTATTCACATTTAAAAGCTAGATATTTTTTTAGCAAATAATTCAACTATTAATTTATCAATTCGATCTTTCAAAACCGCAAATTCGCCCTTCCGCGTCTTATTGGCCTGAATAATAATCATGGTCTTCGCCGTCTTCGTGCTGCGCATGAAGGTGTAGTAGCCTTCTCCTGCCCCATTAGCCGTCTTTAGCCCTAAACTGGCGTCGTTATAAAA
This genomic window from Lactobacillus panisapium contains:
- a CDS encoding SLAP domain-containing protein, with the translated sequence MNLNKKIIFGSIASFLALSPIVPAVLTPSPTVQAAKATTFKLNHNSYVYNAHGKRTYYQGKKTLKMGATVNGTNKISTIKGSNYYPLTGGTYIKAANVGAINNQIQPGNLELNYNSYVYDKDGKRLTKFRGRKSNTHLLKGTPVKYSGTVEKTDRDSKQYFLLDDDNYNQSWLPYEKIGTKYYYNIGDGGYINAANVERIDNKPLYTAEATVTIDAPDKFIVGYGKEKVMVKPGQKVKVDPFP
- a CDS encoding type 1 glutamine amidotransferase encodes the protein MIVNVLQHTPNEGPGSIQKWAHLHHHEFYVYHPYQFGILPTAEETDFLVILGGPMSPNDDLPWIKQERQLIKKLLAKNVPILGICYGAQQIVKTLGYQVKKAPVKEVGWGPVTVQTDMIKGLPHELTVLHWHEEMFEIPQEAKILFSNDNLQNQGFVLGKQAVGLQFHLEPEEDNLKEIVVNDAQYLSGSVFQQTAEQIISAPIPPANEAAMFSILDYLA
- a CDS encoding DUF4097 family beta strand repeat-containing protein encodes the protein MKKRSQIISLIGIILILISGIPVTRALNFQNTNAKVDSQKAPTNQEVSKTFKTAAFDQVKLDTDRSSLKFIVGEDFHVTVSGKLKSRITDTKVTVDNNQLTIYDKPVKHHNYGGYLVTVTVPDRNTIEKISGTCNLSDLSFNDLAIPYIDLKAQYGDVVMNRVDSKNVHLNQKYGDLKINNSLVENGTVSLDVGDVIITNSQFMINAALGKKGNCKYGDVKISNSVMTGDSSFSLINGDFSMTNAHKMSYKLSTKLKRKIKVNNRSYSKHYSKILKNKPLLKVTNKNGYIKIK
- a CDS encoding SLAP domain-containing protein; the encoded protein is MNKKIISHLLIAAFVIGATTIFNGQINTDYAASNHFVTKTIMHTAQIYTKTGQKTTQKYYPYSKVKVSKIPVKLSPQNRTPYYKVKNKNQYLKASNIDGVIRQVCKNTFVYATSSKKVKTRPIKKGTEVLTYGNPFKFKNGQLYYRIGGPAKQYIKASALGQTTGSSSAAAIASERKGSKKVLKRF
- a CDS encoding DUF4097 family beta strand repeat-containing protein; translation: MKKISKLCISLFVIIALIFIGIKVSNKQNAKADQTKITYVKKKGRTTKVFNVPAFEKINVNINKARLNKRFINLKVSTGKSFQVKATGPDAKKIKATVNNKSLTISSSHSISKGRYNVSVTVPNSDALQSVTGYSYGSDIKLHKLNLNNIQLAAIYGDVRLYKIKTNQLKLRQVSGNFSATDSTINNSTLTSDTGNTVIDTCKFQMNAKYSDVYDVDIEGSKVLGNSSFALHEGDLTMYDSPKIGYNLSCNKKNKIKFFGKLHSNHFERTISNKPMFTVKTNKGDIHIFD